A genome region from Sphingobacteriaceae bacterium GW460-11-11-14-LB5 includes the following:
- a CDS encoding transcription termination factor Rho has protein sequence MFSKTELNDKLTTELRELAKSYGIEGADSLRKIDLVEVLLHQQEIINAAKAGADPYSDIEPIAATPAPKTKATKTPKVAAAAAAAASTVVADKPAATTTDKPVKKRARLTKDEPAAPIERRRDAVTLFDEPQHQQQPERQPDRIIEAEESVKPISALIEESAEVLPVAPKQKQEPKEKQEKPQRDENRQQKQPGGGNHHKNENSYSNLDFDNVITNEGVLEIMPDGYGFLRSADYNYLTSPDDIYVSQSQIKLFGLKTGDTVKGSIRPPKEGEKYFPLVRVETINGRIPAEVRDRVPFDYLTPLFPTERLNLFTDTNNYSTRIMDLFTPIGKGQRGLIVAQPKTGKTNLLKEVANAIAKNHPEVYLIILLIDERPEEVTDMARSVRAEVIASTFDEPAERHVKIANIVLEKSKRLVESGHDVVILLDSITRLARAYNTTAPASGKILSGGVDANALHKPKRFFGAARNIENGGSLTILATALTDTGSKMDEVIFEEFKGTGNMELQLDRKLSNKRIFPAIDITASSTRRDDLLHDRDTLQRVWILRNHLADMNSQEAMEFVQSQIKGTKSNEEFLISMNS, from the coding sequence ATGTTTAGTAAAACAGAATTAAATGATAAGCTCACAACAGAATTACGTGAGCTAGCAAAAAGCTATGGCATTGAAGGTGCCGACTCCCTAAGAAAAATCGACCTTGTTGAAGTACTTTTACACCAACAAGAAATTATAAATGCCGCTAAAGCTGGTGCAGACCCTTATAGCGATATCGAACCTATTGCAGCTACTCCTGCGCCTAAAACCAAAGCGACAAAAACTCCAAAAGTTGCGGCCGCAGCTGCAGCTGCCGCTTCTACCGTGGTAGCCGATAAACCTGCTGCAACAACAACCGACAAGCCGGTTAAAAAAAGAGCAAGGTTAACGAAAGATGAGCCTGCAGCACCAATTGAAAGAAGAAGAGATGCTGTAACTTTATTTGACGAGCCTCAACACCAGCAACAGCCGGAAAGACAGCCAGACAGAATTATTGAAGCTGAAGAAAGTGTAAAACCAATCTCAGCTTTAATAGAAGAAAGTGCAGAAGTGCTTCCAGTTGCTCCGAAACAAAAACAAGAGCCTAAAGAAAAGCAGGAAAAACCGCAACGCGACGAAAATCGCCAGCAAAAACAACCAGGTGGTGGCAATCATCACAAAAACGAAAACAGTTATTCTAACCTCGATTTCGACAACGTAATTACAAATGAGGGTGTTTTAGAAATTATGCCTGATGGTTATGGTTTCTTACGTTCGGCAGATTACAACTACTTAACCTCTCCTGATGATATTTATGTATCTCAGTCTCAGATTAAACTTTTTGGATTGAAAACCGGTGATACTGTAAAAGGTAGCATCCGTCCGCCAAAAGAAGGCGAAAAATATTTCCCATTGGTTCGCGTAGAAACCATTAACGGCAGAATCCCTGCTGAAGTTCGCGACCGTGTTCCTTTTGATTATTTAACACCACTTTTCCCAACCGAAAGATTAAACCTGTTTACGGATACGAACAATTATTCTACCCGTATTATGGATTTATTTACACCGATTGGTAAAGGGCAACGTGGTTTAATTGTTGCGCAGCCTAAAACGGGTAAAACCAATTTATTGAAAGAAGTGGCCAATGCCATTGCTAAAAACCACCCGGAAGTTTATTTAATTATTTTATTAATTGATGAGCGCCCGGAAGAGGTTACCGATATGGCACGTAGCGTAAGGGCTGAGGTAATTGCCTCAACTTTTGATGAGCCGGCTGAGCGTCACGTTAAAATTGCCAACATTGTTTTAGAGAAATCGAAACGTTTGGTAGAAAGCGGACACGATGTGGTAATCCTTTTAGATTCAATTACCCGTTTGGCCAGGGCATATAATACTACAGCACCAGCTTCGGGTAAAATATTATCAGGTGGTGTTGATGCAAATGCCTTACACAAACCAAAACGTTTTTTCGGTGCGGCACGTAACATCGAAAATGGTGGTTCATTAACCATTTTAGCTACAGCATTAACCGATACAGGTTCTAAAATGGATGAGGTGATTTTCGAAGAATTTAAAGGAACAGGTAACATGGAACTTCAGTTAGATCGTAAATTATCTAACAAACGTATTTTCCCTGCTATCGATATTACAGCATCAAGTACACGTCGCGACGATTTATTGCACGACAGAGACACGTTACAGCGTGTATGGATTTTACGTAACCACCTCGCTGATATGAACAGCCAGGAAGCAATGGAATTTGTTCAATCTCAAATAAAAGGAACAAAAAGCAACGAAGAGTTCTTAATTTCGATGAACAGCTAA
- a CDS encoding orotidine-5'-phosphate decarboxylase: MTKQQLFEQIQKKRSFLCVGLDSSLDKIPKHLLKYENPILEFNKQIIDATKDLCVAYKPNTAFYECYGKKGWETLIETWKYIPQDIFSIADAKRGDIGNTSAMYAETFFNAASSEMSFDSVTVAPYMGSDSVTPFLTFKDKWVILLALTSNTGHADFQLQEVGEDRLFEKVIKTSQTWATDEQMMYVVGATRGAAFGDVRKLAPDHFLLVPGVGAQGGDLNEVCKYGLNPQCGLLINSSRGIIYASQGEDFAEKAREEALKLQQEMEQILIKAELV, encoded by the coding sequence ATGACCAAGCAACAACTTTTCGAGCAGATACAAAAAAAACGTTCATTTTTATGTGTCGGATTAGATTCTTCGTTAGATAAGATACCAAAACACCTGTTAAAGTATGAAAATCCGATTCTGGAATTCAATAAACAGATTATTGATGCTACAAAAGATTTGTGTGTAGCTTATAAACCCAATACTGCTTTTTACGAGTGTTATGGCAAAAAAGGTTGGGAAACCTTAATTGAAACCTGGAAATATATTCCACAAGATATTTTTTCTATTGCTGATGCTAAACGCGGCGATATTGGGAATACCTCTGCGATGTATGCCGAAACCTTTTTTAACGCAGCATCGTCTGAGATGAGTTTCGATTCAGTTACCGTAGCGCCTTATATGGGGAGCGACTCGGTAACACCATTTTTAACTTTTAAAGATAAATGGGTAATTCTATTGGCCCTAACATCGAACACAGGGCATGCCGACTTTCAGTTACAGGAGGTTGGAGAAGACAGACTTTTCGAAAAGGTGATTAAAACCTCGCAAACCTGGGCAACTGATGAGCAGATGATGTATGTGGTAGGTGCTACACGTGGTGCTGCATTTGGTGATGTACGTAAACTGGCACCCGATCATTTTCTTTTAGTACCGGGTGTTGGTGCACAAGGTGGAGATTTGAATGAGGTGTGTAAATACGGGTTAAACCCGCAATGCGGATTACTGATCAATTCTTCCAGGGGGATTATCTATGCAAGCCAAGGTGAAGACTTTGCAGAAAAAGCCAGAGAAGAAGCATTAAAACTGCAGCAAGAAATGGAGCAGATTTTGATTAAAGCAGAATTAGTGTAA
- a CDS encoding PspC family transcriptional regulator → MFQRIITYFEQQSFGVSTYLASKLNMSTAKVRLFFIYSSFLAVGFPILFYFLAAVVLDIRTYMKRMRLRIWE, encoded by the coding sequence ATGTTCCAGAGAATTATAACTTATTTTGAACAGCAGAGTTTTGGGGTTTCTACTTATTTGGCCAGTAAACTGAATATGAGTACCGCTAAAGTTCGTTTGTTTTTTATTTATTCGTCGTTTTTGGCGGTGGGTTTTCCAATATTATTCTATTTTTTGGCCGCCGTGGTGCTCGATATCAGGACATACATGAAAAGAATGCGTCTGAGAATATGGGAATGA